One genomic window of Cellulophaga sp. Hel_I_12 includes the following:
- a CDS encoding HAMP domain-containing sensor histidine kinase produces the protein MKLYSNLSKISFLKKYSTKFLAIAFLGIHIPLIGLIIFLTYNEGVLSPTIILIFTLIFTLGATAITLFILNKLLEPIKLARNSLKVYLENQELPALPIYFKDEVGELLKDLQFSIEVFDNLIDSKQQTIAILSHDLRNPCAGIIMLIDLLKEEESASEREILMANIKSLAEQQLALMESTLSNLRNESKTQGKLEKVALDLKKIITEVLSTQKVALDQKKIKLEFNCDSALILRGNETAFRQVFLNLINNAIKFSHTNGQIWINAEKTKSEINIAIIDQGLGFKKEVSEALFKPFTEHSRLGTQGESSQGMGLFITRRFINKHSGTLMARSEGLNKGSTFSIQLPLD, from the coding sequence ATGAAACTTTATTCCAATCTTTCTAAAATTAGCTTTCTTAAAAAGTATTCCACTAAATTTTTGGCGATTGCTTTCTTAGGGATTCATATTCCATTGATAGGATTAATTATATTTCTCACCTATAATGAAGGCGTTTTATCCCCAACAATAATATTGATTTTTACCTTAATTTTTACTTTGGGAGCGACTGCTATTACTCTATTTATACTTAATAAACTTCTGGAACCCATTAAGCTTGCAAGAAATTCACTTAAGGTGTATTTAGAAAATCAAGAGCTTCCCGCTTTACCTATCTATTTCAAAGATGAGGTAGGGGAGCTTCTAAAAGACCTACAATTTTCTATAGAAGTCTTTGACAACCTTATTGATTCTAAACAACAAACCATCGCAATTTTATCTCATGATCTTAGAAATCCTTGTGCGGGAATAATCATGTTAATCGATTTATTAAAGGAAGAAGAAAGCGCTAGTGAGCGAGAAATTTTGATGGCTAATATTAAATCATTAGCCGAACAGCAATTGGCTTTAATGGAAAGCACATTATCTAATTTAAGAAATGAATCTAAAACTCAAGGAAAATTAGAAAAAGTAGCATTAGATTTAAAGAAAATTATAACCGAAGTACTTAGTACTCAAAAAGTGGCTTTGGATCAAAAGAAAATTAAATTAGAATTCAATTGTGATTCCGCATTAATCCTACGCGGAAATGAAACTGCATTCAGGCAAGTATTCCTTAATTTAATCAACAATGCGATTAAATTTTCTCATACCAATGGACAAATTTGGATCAATGCCGAAAAAACCAAATCGGAAATAAACATCGCTATTATTGACCAAGGTTTAGGGTTTAAAAAAGAAGTATCAGAAGCTCTTTTTAAACCGTTTACAGAACATTCTCGTTTAGGAACTCAAGGTGAGTCAAGCCAAGGAATGGGCTTGTTTATCACAAGAAGATTTATTAATAAACATTCAGGCACCTTAATGGCGAGAAGTGAAGGTCTGAACAAAGGATCCACATTTTCAATTCAATTACCGCTTGATTAA